One Nicotiana tomentosiformis chromosome 4, ASM39032v3, whole genome shotgun sequence genomic window carries:
- the LOC104099900 gene encoding LRR receptor-like serine/threonine-protein kinase FLS2, which translates to MEKHIFLLILFFIFQYYSISISATSSNETDQQALLAFQNLVTSPTPFLAKDWTRNTSFCSWFCVTCSSKRQRVVALTLPNLHLQGKISPSLANLSFLRELNLANNNFHGSIPYGIGHLPRLRVIDIQNNQLQGNIPTSLFQHQRVQVISLAFNKLSGEMWKGPWYVPELRVLDLTNNSLTGIIPPTIGNATKMLNFSLSGNGINGNIPKEIGNLSQLTELSLTDNQLTGFIPATMFNISSLLAIHLRNNSLYGPLLSGKGNILSNLKFLSVSHNQISGRIPSNICQLRELEVLSISFNKIIGEIPKNIGCLTKLEEIYIGDNPISGTIPASLGNISTKQYLSCVNSHIEGPIPSEIGKLSNLRELDFDLNDLNGQIPKDIFNISSLEFIAFTSNKLSGRIPSTTGLHLPNLKEIVLGGNKLEGEIPPHIINASNILHFELTDNFFTGTIPTNLGNLQELQELLLSNNQLTNEPSEHELRFFNSLVDCRMLRWLEVSLNPLNGVLPNSIGNLSSTIEILDIADAHISGLIPKGIGNMTALTTLDFQGNNFTGSIPSEVGKLKQLQGLYLNNNKLHGHISEVVCNLFNLVQLDLQDNELSGVVPECIGNLSMLQTLYLDSNKFSSMFPLSIWKMSGLLYLGVSRNSIEGQVSSDIGELKAIVELDLSGNNFSGMIPSEFGALQNLKSLNISNNSFSGPIPLSFANLISLEYLDLSGNALSGTIPRSLEKLSYLKSINVSFNDLEGEIPNGGIFATSTPQSFIGNKGLCGMHVLEVPACAITNPRHHPKSKKHLLKIIVPVVTSSFVIFFLASIWIMKRQKKEKSKDVEKVPEIRTYQLVSYWEIQRATNNFDGSNLIGVGGSGSVYKGTLSSGNVVAIKVLDLQNEEVCKRFDTECEVIRNVRHRNLVPVITTCSSDYIRAFVLPFMPNGSLDNCLYKEDFHLNLVQRVIIMLDVAVAIEYLLFPSIFLYL; encoded by the coding sequence ATGGAGAAGCACATTTTCttattaattcttttctttaTATTTCAATATTACTCCATTTCAATATCAGCTACTTCCTCAAATGAAACAGACCAACAAGCTCTACTAGCTTTCCAAAATCTTGTTACAAGTCCCACTCCTTTTTTGGCCAAGGATTGGACAAGGAATACTTCTTTTTGCTCTTGGTTTTGTGTCACTTGCAGTTCCAAAAGGCAAAGAGTTGTGGCCTTGACTCTTCCTAATTTGCATCTTCAAGGCAAAATTTCTCCATCTTTGGCCAATTTGTCCTTTCTCAGAGAGCTCAATCTTGCGAACAACAACTTCCACGGCAGCATCCCTTATGGCATTGGCCACTTGCCTCGCTTACGAGTGATTGATATTCAGAACAATCAGCTCCAAggaaatattccaacaagtctatTTCAACACCAGAGAGTTCAAGTAATTTCATTGGCTTTCAATAAACTCAGTGGTGAAATGTGGAAAGGGCCATGGTATGTACCTGAACTCAGGGTCTTGGATCTCACCAACAATAGCCTCACAGGTATAATCCCTCCTACTATCGGAAATGCCACAAAGATGTTGAACTTCAGTTTGTCAGGGAATGGAATCAACGGCAACATTCCAAAAGAGATTGGTAATTTAAGCCAACTTACAGAGCTTTCCTTGACTGATAACCAATTAACAGGTTTCATTCCCGCAACAATGTTTAACATCTCATCGCTACTTGCCATACATCTACGAAACAATAGTCTTTATGGTCCTCTCTTGTCCGGTAAAGGGAATATTTTGTCGAATCTGAAGTTTTTAAGTGTATCTCACAATCAAATTTCTGGTCGCATTCCTTCCAACATTTGCCAACTCAGAGAGCTCGAAGTTTTGTCCATATCTTTCAATAAAATAATTGGAGAAATACCCAAAAATATTGGTTGTTTAACGAAGCTCGAGGAGATATATATTGGTGATAATCCAATAAGTGGGACTATTCCTGCTTCATTGGGCAATATTTCCACTAAGCAATATCTTTCTTGTGTAAATAGTCACATAGAGGGACCAATTCCTTCAGAAATAGGGAAGCTATCAAATTTGAGGGAGTTAGATTTTGATTTGAATGATCTTAATGGTCAAATTCCAAAGGATATTTTTAATATATCCTCTTTGGAGTTCATTGCTTTCACTTCCAACAAACTCTCAGGGAGAATTCCATCCACTACTGGTCTTCATCTTCCCAACCTCAAAGAAATTGTCTTGGGAGGCAATAAACTCGAAGGGGAAATTCCTCCGCACATCATAAATGCTTCCAACATACTTCACTTCGAGCTAACTGATAACTTTTTCACAGGCACTATTCCTACTAATTTGGGAAATCTTCAGGAGCTGCAAGAACTATTGCTAAGTAATAATCAACTTACGAATGAACCAAGTGAACACGAGCTGCGATTCTTTAATTCTTTGGTGGATTGTAGGATGCTACGATGGCTAGAAGTGAGTTTAAATCCATTGAATGGTGTTCTTCCCAATTCTATTGGGAATCTTTCATCTACTATTGAAATCCTTGATATAGCAGATGCACACATCAGTGGCCTCATCCCCAAAGGAATAGGCAATATGACCGCTCTAACAACCTTAGACTTTCAAGGAAACAACTTCACGGGAAGTATTCCTTCTGAAGTTGGTAAGCTTAAACAGCTCCAAGGGCTATATCTAAATAACAATAAATTACATGGGCATATTTCAGAGGTAGTATGTAATTTATTTAATTTGGTTCAATTAGATCTGCAAGATAATGAGCTCTCTGGTGTGGTTCCAGAATGCATAGGAAATCTTAGCATGTTACAAACGCTTTATTTGGATTCTAACAAATTTTCATCAATGTTTCCGCTGAGCATTTGGAAGATGAGTGGTCTTCTCTATCTAGGCGTATCACGAAATTCAATAGAGGGACAAGTTTCATCGGATATTGGAGAACTGAAGGCCATAGTAGAACTAGATCTTTCTGGTAACAACTTTTCGGGTATGATACCAAGCGAATTTGGTGCACTCCAAAACCTGAAGTCTCTTAACATATCCAACAATTCATTTTCGGGCCCAATTCCATTATCCTTTGCAAATTTGATAAGCTTGGAATACTTGGATTTGTCTGGAAATGCCTTGTCAGGTACAATTCCTAGGTCATTGGAAAAACTCTCATACCTAAAAAGCATCAATGTTTCATTTAATGATTTAGAAGGTGAAATACCCAATGGTGGTATCTTTGCAACTTCCACTCCCCAATCTTTCATAGGGAACAAAGGTTTATGCGGAATGCACGTGTTGGAAGTTCCTGCTTGCGCTATCACCAATCCTAGACATCATCCAAAGTCTAAGAAACATCTGCTGAAAATTATTGTTCCAGTGGTTACTTCATCCTTTGTGATATTCTTCTTGGCTTCAATTTGGATAATGAAACGACAGAAGAAAGAAAAGTCCAAAGATGTAGAGAAGGTACCGGAGATTAGAACATATCAATTGGTTTCTTATTGGGAGATTCAACGTGCAACAAATAATTTTGATGGATCAAATTTAATTGGTGTGGGAGGATCTGGCTCCGTGTATAAAGGCACGTTATCTAGTGGAAATGTAGTAGCAATAAAGGTTCTGGATTTGCAAAATGAGGAAGTATGCAAGAGGTTTGATACCGAATGTGAAGTGATAAGAAATGTTAGGCATAGAAATCTTGTCCCCGTGATTACTACTTGTTCTAGTGACTACATAAGAGCCTTTGTTCTGCCATTTATGCCCAATGGAAGTCTTGATAATTGCTTGTACAAAGAAGATTTTCACTTGAACCTTGTTCAAAGAGTCATCATAATGCTTGATGTGGCTGTGGCAATTGAATACCtgttattcccgtcaatattcctgtatttgtaa
- the LOC138909439 gene encoding secreted RxLR effector protein 161-like: MCLWYPRGYNFDLVGYAHADCAYFHVDKKITSGTTHFLGSYLVAWGTNKQNSVALSTTEAKYVATTSCCAQLLWIRQQLRYYGIFVDCVPIFCDNASAINIAKIHVNIREPSTLTLEITFSETMFKRGISQLTSLKLKINLLIFLLKL; the protein is encoded by the coding sequence ATGTGTTTGTGGTATCCTAGAGGGTATAACTTTGATCTAGTTGGTTATGCTCATGCTGATTGTGCATATTTTCATGTTGACAAGaaaatcacttcaggaacaaCACACTTTCTTGGTTCTTACCTAGTGGCTTGGGGAACAAATAAGCAGAACTCTGTGGCTTTATCTACAACTGAAGCAAAATACGTGGCAACAACATCTTGTTGTGCTCAGTTGCTATGGATAAGACAACAACTAAGGTATTATGGTATTTTTGTTGATTGTGTTCCTATATTCTGTGATAATGCTAGTGCCATAAATATTGCTAAAATCCATGTCAACATaagagaaccaagcacattgaCATTAGAAATCActttctcagagacaatgttTAAAAGGGGAATATCTCAATTAACTTCTCTAAAACTGAAGATCAACTTGCTGATATTTTTACTAAAGCTCTGA